TGCTATTTTCATTAAAGAAGTTTAGATGAAAGCAAATTGTCTCAAAAAGTATTAAGTaaaagcaacacgggaatcgaagaacaagcacaGTAAACTCTTTATTACCATTTCCTCCCCTACAGATGATAGTCCTAGAGTCACCAACATTTGCGACAAAGAGACGATCACCAACAAGGACAGCAGTTGATGCAGTCGACCCACATTGATTTTGAGTACTGTCAGATTCCAAGAATTCACTATCGGTGCTTTTATAAGCATCATCTGTAGATAATACCACCACGCAAACTCTGCTAATTGTGTTCACACAATTTAGCATTAGAGAGAATTAGTGGAAAAGGGGACAAAACAATACCTATAGCCACTTTGGTATCACTGATGAACTTTGGATGCCTAAGAAGATGGCTGAAGAGGTTTTCTTTAACATACTCTGCTACTTTAGCACCACCATGACCTACACAAATAAACCATTAGTTATGGGATCAGAAAGAACAAGCTATGGATGAAAATTATGCTCAAGATATCTATAAACAAAATTATGCAAGTGAAAGAAATCCATACCATCAAAAACTCCAAATAGACCAACAATCTGACCATCAACACAGTCAATTTTTGTCTCATAGAAGTCTTCCATGGAAGCCCTTTTACCAGGGCAGCTTGCATAGCCATAGCTAAATTTACCATTCTGGCTGGCAGAAAAATGAATGAGAAATACTGAGCAAGTAATACAACTATAAAGTGATAGTCCATTGATTCGATGTTTTTCTAATGACAATACCCTAAAAGCCAAACTACTATATCAATACCCTAGAGATCGCAGCCTACCACAAATGGTGTAGACACAAATATACCAGTACATGGATCTGGATTGTGATGCCACTACAATAATTACAGTTAGGCTAATTTGAAAAGATATAACTGGCTGACTTCTTGCCATGTAGTGTTTAGTTTGTACAGGTACAACAGAAATGACAAATGAGCTAATGTCTTATACCACTAAGAACTGACATGGCAAGCTAGTATAAGTCTATAGGCACGATGACACAAGTCCAAATTCATAGATTTTCGTGTCATTTGCaataaataatttttctctGATTATTCGAGCTCAACCATACGAGCTTAGCCTAGTTTTTTCCTTATTCTTCTAAGAGCAAGGTATTAGCCCAGTTTGTAGCATAGAAGTATTACATTTATCAAACTAATCACACACCAACGGGATTTGCAAATTGAAGCGCTTATATCAAAATTCAAGTAGAGAAAacacaaatcaaacaaaaaacatgagGCGAACGAGAGAGCAGTTCCGATAATCGCTTCCACCtgaggccgccgccgctgacgGGCGATCCGTCAGTGGGGTGGCCGATCACGGTGCTCAAGTACCCCATCCCCACCAGATCACCAGCGGGGATGACGAGCTTGCTCGAACCAAGCAACGGGGAGCCCCGAATCGGTCCGCAAACGTGTCAAATTTAGGGGATTTGGGAGGAGCGGGGGCGGAGGGGGAGCACGAGGAGACGAGCTTGGCACATTTCTATACTAGATAGAAACTTGCGCTCGCTCGCCAGTGTTTTTGCGTCCAGCCCCTCCTGTTTGCGCATTATTCCCTCGTGGGTTTGGATTAGGTGCCGTGCGAGCCGCGAAGCCGAGATGCTCTTTCCACGTGAGCGACCATGGCTTTCGCGCGTCTGCTCTGCAGCATGATCCTTCGAGAAGATCGAGGACGGGTCACCGCGTGTCGCAGGAGGATTCGTGCCCGTGCCCCAGCTGGTTTCTGCTTCCATATCCCCACCGTCCATCAGGAACAGCACGAACGTTTGTGCAGCCCGGCCGGCGGACCCGGCCTATAAATTGAACGGGGTATGATGGTGTTTTTATAACTTAGCGAAAAAGTAGTAGGTTCCTTAAAATCTGTTAAAAAATAAGAATTTAAGCGGAGGAGTGTACCCTCGCTGAGTCTCTCCTGTGTTCGCTCCAATGGCCGTCTGATGCAAAATTGAGGGCGCAAAAATTGGCATGTGACTATACGTGCGTATCAGCGTATGCGCCTCATGTATCTATAGACCAATGTTCATATTTTCCTCACAGGGAGCAAATGATTACAATAGATATGTAAGACTAAATCCAAAATAAATCTAAATTACAATATCACTTCAACTTAAAAAGTATCTAATAAATTGGTTCGATTGTCCCATCCTTCGCCCGCTCACCCCGCATCGTCCGTCTGTGCCCCCACGAACGCATCTTCGTCCGCCCCATCCTCCGTCCATCCATTCCCCTGATCCCCTCACgtcaaaaccaaaaaaacaccccctctccctccccgcgCGACCTACCCAACCCGCCCCACGCGACTTCCTCCCCGGCGCCGTCCTACCCGCCTCCCCCATGATTTTTTCCCCACCGACGCCTTCTTGCCTGCCTCCCCCATCCCCTGGCCATCCCTTgcgccctctcccctccccctccccctatTCCTCCTCCTCGCTCACTCCGCCAGCCGCCCACCCCGGTGCCTCCACTTGATCGGCCGCCACCGTCTCCAGTGGGTAGTCCTCTGCCGCTTACCAGTGGGCCGGTGCCAGTGGTCTCTCTCTGTCCCTCGTGCGGTTGTAGCGCGCCGTATTCTACGGGACATGGGGAGGGCTACCCTAGGTCTGGATCTGTACTCCGCCGCCCCAGATCCGGCCTCCCACGACGTCACGCCACCGCCTCCCCTGCTGCTTCGCCGGTGGGTGTATTGGTGCGCGACCACCATCCTTTCTCCCCGATCGGACAAACAGGATGCTCCAGGTCAGGATGTTCTTCATTATCGATGCTGTCGCCGCCGGTCAACACACAGCTCGCCTTCCACCTTGGGTGTGGATGTCGCCTATCATGAAGACTTCGCCGGCGTTGACCATTTATCCTCCAATCCGATGAAGGAGCTTGGCCAAGATGGAGACCTCGCCCCAATCAAACCTCCCTTGAAGAAACCTGGGAGGCCCCTCCACCCCGACGTGCTTCACGTCGACCACCGCCAACGATGCACGAGCTGCAGCTCGTTGGGTAGAATTGTAGTTCAAGGACTCAGAGCTGCCCTGCTATGTCACCACTATCTCACCGTCGTCATCCTCAGCGTCGAGTTCAACGCCATGCCCGACCCCACCCTCAAGGCATGTGCATCGTCCATCAGAGACTCTCAAGTGCCTCCAGTAGAACCGCATAGGGAGCTCCCTGTCATCGCAGATGCCCAAGACTCGACTCAGCTCCTATCCGTCCGTCCGTTCCCCTCGAGCTTCAATGACGACTGACGAGGGAGAGGCCATGGTGGCGGCGCAGTAGAAGCCAGGCAAGCAGCTGGGTGGCATGGCGGATGCGCTCGCCATCGCTGCCAACCTCGGATTCCCTACTCTGAACATACCTCTGAAGTGCTGTGAGTTCACCCACTACCGCTTGTAAATTGATAGGTAAATGTGACATCGGATGTTAATTGAGCTGAAACCTTGATGGGTAGGGTTCTCTGCAAGATGAGAGTGGGGTTCTCAAGGCTGTGGGAAATGTGCATGCCATGATAGATAGGGAAGTAGCAAATGGTATCCACCCTGAGAATATATTTGTTTGTGGGTTTAGCCAAGGAGGTAAGAGTATCATTGATGTGTTTAGATGGACCGTTTTGTGGAGAAGGAATAATTTGTGATGTGAGCTAAGTAGTGGAATGTGATTCTGCAGGTGCTCTGACATTAGCAAGTGTTTTGCTCTATCTGAAGATGCTAGGCGGAGGTACCGTTTTCAGAGGATGGGTGCCTTTCAGTTCGTCAGTCATTCAGAGGATTTCACCTGAAGCAAGGAAGGTAATCAATATTTTCATCCCTGTTTCCCTTTCCTTAGTTTAATGCACAAACACAACATTAAGGTGTGAGCAAGCATAATATTGAGGTTGATGGAAATTGCTGAACAACAAGAGATGTAGCTGATGATGTTTGCTCTCTTGGGTTCTTGTTGTTGTCTTTTGATTTTAAAGAACTTTTCGTAAGCATCGAACAAACACTACTGGAACCTCTACCTACGTTGGCATGGCCATACCTAGGAACCATTAGGTGACAAGTATTTCTCCTATTCGAGTTGGATTACATCTACACCTAAAACAAAACCATTTAAATTGCACTGGTTATGGATTTATGTGTTTCAATGAGCAATCTGGATAATTATGTAAGACGCTGAATTGTAGCGCTAAATTTTTTCAGCACTTGACTTATCTGGATGTTATCATGTGAAAATCACTGTACTCAAACATATACTGAGAATGACACATAGAAGATGTTAGCAAGGTAGCTATAATACCTCTGAAGTTCTAATATGCATGGCATCCATCTCACATACTAAAATGGAAACTACATGCTATAATATGTGTTGATGTAATATTGATGTAAGCAATATCTATGCATATGTTTGAGTACAAATTAAGGAGTTGGTAATTACATCAGTAGATCTGAAAATTTGGTCATGACACTTTTCGATTCCCTCAATTTTCATCATAAATGTGAAAAGAAGTCATCTCGATAGCTGATAGTTGATGGTTCCTTGTGGTTAGATTTCTTTTCCTGTGGCTGATAGTTGATACATATGGAAAACATTATTGAGGCATAAAATTCTAGGTGTATGCAGTTGTCTTTAGCATCTTTACTTAATTTTAAGCATTGCCATTTTCTTATTCCATGGGCCTAACTGTTATTGATCTAATATTGGAGTTTTGTTTCCAACCTGAATATTGGAACCTTTTTTTTACATTGGGGATGTTTTTACTAGCTCTCTTGTAGGGTCACATTGAGGTGGTGAAATATGGCAGAATGTCTGTCTCTATAGGAGTCATACTATTTTTCTGTAACCTGAAAATAATTTCTTGCATCAGCCTTCCTATGCTTGTTTTATTCTCGGCACAGTGAGAGGGCATTTAGTTCGGTATGTATATGACATAAATTAATCAACCATCTATTTTATAGTACGGTTTTCTTCTTGATGAAGTCCATAACCTCACCtagatggatgaagatgatagCACTATTGAGGCGCATTCAgacttccaaaggtaatattcGCCATTGTGTGTGAAGCATATGAATTGATAGGTCTTATTATATTCATCATTGCCCAATAACGAGTGGCTCCCGTTATGGGGCAGGGTCTAATGCACTATCTGCCCGGTTACGGGAGGTGCGCTAGCCGGACAAGTTCTGGTCGGTCCTAGCCAAGAAGTATGACGGCTCGACCAACTCGGAGGAGTTCttgcaaatctacaccaccatggtgcaggctgcaggaggccatgggaaggttatgatcaactacttccctaccGTCTTGATCGGTTCCGCCCGGTCCTGACTGATGAACCTCCCTCACGGGTCAGTTCACTCCTAGGAGGACCTGTGCGACCAGTTCGCCGTCAACTTTCAGGGACCTACGCCTGAtcaggggtcgaggatgacctataTCAGGTCCAGTAGTGACAAGGAGAGTCGCTACAAGACCGCATACGGTGTTTCACCGAATGCTGaaataccattccaaggatcacggggGAATATGTGATCATAACATTCAAGTGGGGAGTCAAAGACCAAAAAATGGTCGAGAAGTTGGCCACTTGGTAATCTGAAGCACAaccgagctctttgagctcacGGACAAGTGCGCGTAGGCCGTCGAGACTCGAGAGCTGCAGATCAACGCCAGGCCGCGACTTGCTTTCGACCAGCTcgcctcttccaaaggggtcagtcggaaggacaagaagagcaagcgcaaGGCCGAACCTCCCGAGGTCTTGGCGGTCGAACAAACCGGCCTAACACGTCGATGCTTTGAGAAGAAAGACAGGAAAAAGGGTCagggctactgcccgatccaccatACAGACGTCCATGATATGACTGAGTGCAAGGTCGttcgaggcatcatcgaccagaaGCTCGGGGAGTGCAAGAACAAGCACGgcaaggatgatgaggacaggGCCACCCCCGACCAGTCGGCACTAAGATACCAACAaaccgatcacatggtccaccacataTTCGAATGCGTCATGATATATTTCTCtaacagggaatacaagtcgatGGTCCGAGAGGTGTGGGCGACCGCATCAGACCCGAGGTCGCGCCTGAAGTGGAGAGGTCCTGCTCACTTTTAGCTAGGCCGACCACCCTACGTGCGTTAGATGCCCTGGTCGCTACCCTATCGTGGTCGGACCCACGGTGCAGAATATCCGGCTGGGCCGAGTACTCATCGACAGGgggagctcgatcaacctcctctttgccgATGCGCTGGATGCCCTATAGATTTTGAGGAGCTCGTTGAGGCCATCTCTACCCTTCTTCAGGatcaccccgggctcctcggctAAGCCTCTAGGGCAAATCGAGCTGCCTGTTACCTTCGGCTCGTTGGACAACTTTAGAACTGAAAAAGGGTCTTGTTTGATGTGGCTGACTTTGAGACCGTGTATAACGTGATCCTCAGACAACCAGCGATGGCCCATTTTATGGCCATTGCCCACTATGCATACCAAGTGATCAAAATCTTTGAGTtaacaggggccatcaccattgttTGCAATGCCAAAACAGTCCTACActgtgacaagaggagcctcgacatagTCGAGCTGACTCCTGGATCGCAACCTGTGATCGCTGAACCTAGCGGGCGACCAGTAAAGGTCCATGTTGTCGCCAGCCCAGATGATCAACTCAAGGCAGTGAGCCTGGACGACATCGACTCGACCAAGTTGGTCCATATAGGGGCCGCACTAGACCCTAAATAGGGACTCGCACttatcaccttcctccgggcaaaCGCAAACGTCTTTTGATGGAGtctgtctgatatgcccggagttCCCAGGGAtatgatcgagcacaagttttTTGTACGATCAGACGCGTGGCCAGTAAAGCAAAAAGCGCGTCGATTCGTAGCCAACCGAAAGGAAGCGCTTTGTCAGGAGATCGATAAGCACCTGGAGGCAAGCTTCATCCGGGAGGTGCAATACCtagaatggctggctaacccagttaTGGTCCGAAAGCACAATGGCAAGTGGTGAATGTGTGTCAACTTCACCGACCTTAAAAAGGCGTGCCCAAAGGATATTTTCCCTCTTCCCCGAATTGACTAGCTAGTTGACTCAACGGCCGGTAGTGAtttgttatgtttcttagatgctcgATCGGGGTACCGTCAGATTAGTATGTttagggaagatgaggaaaagacggcttttgttacaccctttagggtcttttgctatgtaaaaatgccttttagCTTAAAAAGCACGAGTGCCACTTACCAATGGtgtattcaactcattctccgaACACAGCTTGGAAGAAACGTCGAGGCATACGTGGACGATGTGGTCATCAaaagcaagaccaagacaaaCCTGGTTGCAGACCTTCAAGAAACATTCGACAATCTCTAGAAGTACCGCATAaagctgaacccagagaagtgtaTGTTCGGGGTTCCGTCAGGGAAGTTGTTCGGATTCCTCATGTCTCATCAAGGGATAGAGACAAATCCTAACAAGATCAGGGCCATCACCAGATGAGATCCCCGACTAGGttaaaggaggttcagaaactaacatgaTGCATTGCTGCATTGAGctggttcatctcaaggctaggggagaagggattgccactcttcaaactcctaaagaaaaacaaccacTTCCAGTGGGCGCTAGAGGCAGAGGCggcattccaagagctcaaAATATACCTATCATCCCCTCCCGAACTAACCACGCCTTGACCCGACTAAGAGCTTTTGCTCTATATTGCCATAACACCACAGATCGCGAGCGCGATCCTGGTCATCGAGCGGGAAGGTCTTCAGCGACCAGTGTATTACATCAGTGAGGTCTTGAATGacgcgaaggctcggtacccacaggctcagaaatTATTATACGTCATACAAATGGTCTCTtacaagctcagacactactttcaggctcaTAGAATTAAGGTGATTTTCTCGttcccaattagggaaattctccataatagagatgcgacaggaagaatagcaaagtgggcagtaCAGCGTGGGAGATTCGATTTCCAGTTCATCCCCCAAACGTCTATCAAGTCCTAGGTGCTGGCCGATTTTATAGCCGAGTGGTCATCCTTCAAGCCTGAGTAGGTgcagtgcccagaggcatatgaacattggaccatgcactttgacggatcgttcacactaaagggagcCAAGGCTAGATTGGTTCTAAACTCACCTGCCAGCGACATtctcaggtacgtagttcaattatattttccagccactaataacactacTGAATATGAGGGTCTCTTGTTCGGAATGCGAtcagcctccacacttgggattaaacgactATATGCGAtaagggactcgctactagtcgGGAACCAGGTGTCAAAGGAGTTTTAGTGCTCTGACCCgacaatggcggcatacctcaccgaagtgagaagactagagcgaTGCTTCATgggctttgaggtcaagcacgttcctcacaaggacaacttcctagtcgatgagctggcccatctagcttcttcccGTGAACTTGTTCCGGTCAGAGTCTTTGGAGAAAGATTCTCATTACCATCCACCACGGCctcgggccaaggtgaaggggatacTCCGCTCGGAAATGGAGCacccgaggcaacacctttggaggcaacacctccttcgGTGCCGTCGACCTAGTTCGAAAAGCGTTCCgataaggattctattggccgattGCCCTCCAAGATGCCTGTGAGTTAttgaaacggtgcgagtcgtgtcagtaccacggtcgaaataccaacctaccagctcAGGCACTACAAACCATACCATTCTCTTGGCCTTTTGCTGTCTGGAGGCTCGATATCGTTGAACCATTCCCTAAATCCCTAGGCTGTTTTGAGTTCCTATTCGTGgaaatcgacaaattcactaagtggatcgagacCGAGCCCGTTAGGAAGATCACCGTCACAACCActattaagttcatacgagggcaGATAGTGCAGTTTGGCGGTCCGAACCGTATAATCATGGACAACGGAACTCAGTtcaccagtagtgctttccGAGACTACTACGAAGAGATCAGGACTAAGGTTTGCTATGCGtctgtggctcacccccaaagcaacggacaGGTCAAAAGGGCGAATGAGATGATACTGCAAGAGATCAAAACTTGGGTCTTCGActggcttaaaagctattcaagacacTGGGTGGATGAACTCCCCACAATACTCTTGTCGTTGCAAACTACCCCAAGCTAGGTCATagccgaaacccctttcttcctggTTTTTTGGCAtcgaagcaatgctcccctctgaaATCGCCCTTCAGTCACCCCGAGTCAACAATTACTCAGATAATGACCAGGTGGCACGATCAGTAGAGCCTCAGAGGCCACCACGACCGAAAGGTGTGAAAGCGAACACTGGTCGTAGTCGATCTCGTCCTTAGGCAAGTCCAGAATAAGGCcggtcggaataaactctcccccaaatagaagggaccctacaaagtggtcgtCATCACCTGATCTGGCGTGGTCAAGCTAACTATGGAGGACGACCGTGAATTACATAACTCCTGAAACATCGTCTTGTTGCGTGAGTTTTATGTGTAGGGTCGCTCAAAGACGAGcttgtctttctattttgtaggaacTTCCGGACGAGTATGGAATACAATTTGTAAgttcttaaattaaaaaaaatagactctATGTTTTGCAGGACTTCATAACCAAGCCACGAGCTCCCGACATATTGATTCTCTGACCATAGCACGCGATCACACTCGACGGTCACTACGGAACTTAGTGACCAAGATGCCAAATGACCAGGAGGCCGGAGACAACGATCACCAAGCCACAAGTCCTCGTAGGGCCGAGTGCTACTCGCACCTGACGTACTTGCCGAGCCATGTCTTATTCCGTACACCAAGAACATGACTAGCATGCAGATATAATAAGAACATGCGTTCAACCTCCATGctttttcattcatggaaaggTTAGCTTACAGGTCGACTAGTTGCATCCGATCagactaactatcctattacataccTGCCCTATCCTCCCTGGCTCAAGCGGCTAGTGCTAAGTTGACAGAAAGGGTCTGTCGAACTCTCGTCTCTATTTGCCCTTgaatgagtcaaggaacctcttgcACTCCTCCTTAGAGCGACATCTCACCACTCCTGGGATAGGACGACGACCGACATAAGGTCCAGGGAGGGTGACTGATGCAAAGACCCTGCTGGGGCTGTTGACCAGCACCGACGCACCCTATAGACCTCCCTTTCGCTTCATCTCTGACTCTTTCTCTTCATCGACCTCCTTCTCTAGAAGGTCCCAATCGACTccctcctcgtcatcggagatattgATGAACTCGGCCGAGGAATCTGCCTGGGAGGGAGATCGAGACGAGCCGGAGGGGTGGCCTTCTTTGGAAGGGCATGAGATCGATGGTTGTTGGCTTGAACCTCATCAGCATACCCGCGGCAACCGTCGCCTCCAGAAGCACCACGACGAGCGGATCCAGAGTCAGAGCTGACTCTGCCCCCACCGAGCCGTCTGAGGTCATCAACCTCTTCGGCGATGAGGGAGGGGAATATGCCATGGCCTCAGGGCCTACAGACACAACAGGGCAGAATGCAAGACAAGATGGAGATGAATGGACTCTAGGCACTAAAAGCTTGAGGGTGAGAAGGAAGATGAGGGGGTGGTTCAAAAGGCCATCAAGCACTCCTCCTTTTTAAACTACAGTGACACCCCAACCAGCGCGGCCTTCAAGACCGCTCGAAACCCGAGGAGGCACACATAAGGAACTAAGAGTCCTTCAGGTCCTGCGGTAATCTATATCTCTCTCGTACCCTCATTTTTCCCTCTCGGGACATTTAAACCTCCCTACGTGACGCGAAGTTCAGAGTTGCACTCTGAGGACTAGCACCATCAATGACCACTCTCTAGGTAAACTATGTCCGCCCAAGGCCCAAGTGGTGTGACCAGACTGGGCCATGGTCACGAGGAAGCTCGGAGGCTACTGTcagtgtattgagtaaaggggtaccctggcaAATGGGCCTCGCGAGGGATATAACGGCCAGAGGCGTTTTCCTAAAACTGGTCGGTTGCGCGATCAGGGTATGGTTCCCACGACCAGTACAAGGCATACGCGGCCAGTCTTCCCGCATCATCACATAAACTCGCGACCGGCCTCACTGGTCGCAGGGTCGGATCTGACACAACCTATCCAATCGCATTTATtaatatccactcaagtgtttttcttccccaggCACCAACTCcagtggacgaagtcatggacgacACAGAGGGGCCTTGtcccgtctcgtagcattaaatgctacggaaaTGGGACTTTTGCAAGTCGATGCGGCGCCGCACGATGGACAGGACGTTGTCAGCAGGCCGATCAAGTAAGTGGTCAGAGGCGGTCCTCAGTAATGATGGCTTatgttagatattaggatgagcagggcTTTCTGTTTGGACCCATACGTAAGTTATCCTTCTCCGTACTATATAAAAGGATGAGGATCTCGTTTgtaagaaagaaaaagatcaaagTCTGACAGTCAACTAGAACTACCTctgtaaccaattgagatcctCTATAATATAACATAGGACATAAGGCTATTATCCTctgggag
This genomic window from Phragmites australis chromosome 7, lpPhrAust1.1, whole genome shotgun sequence contains:
- the LOC133925159 gene encoding probable protein phosphatase 2C 45, which translates into the protein MGYLSTVIGHPTDGSPVSGGGLSQNGKFSYGYASCPGKRASMEDFYETKIDCVDGQIVGLFGVFDGHGGAKVAEYVKENLFSHLLRHPKFISDTKVAIDDAYKSTDSEFLESDSTQNQCGSTASTAVLVGDRLFVANVGDSRTIICRGGNAIAVSKDHKPDQTDERQRIEDAGGFVMWAGTWRVGGVLAVSRAFGDKLLKQYVVVDPEIQEEVVDDTLEFLILASDGLWDVVSNEEAVAMTRSIQDPEEAATKLLQEAYKRESHDNITCVVVRFLHGQGSSGSA